CGCCGAACGTGGACCGCGTCGCGCGCGAGGGCGTGCTGTTCCGCAGCGCCTTCGTCAATGCGCCGAGCTGCACGCCGTGCCGCAGCTCGCTGTTGTCGGGCCGATACTTTTTCCAGACCGGGCGCGGTGCGATTCTTCAAGGCGCGGTGTGGGATGAGAAGATCCCCACTTTCCCGCTGATGCTGCGCGATGCGGGCTACCACATCGGCAAGAGTTTCAAAGTGTGGAGTCCCGGCACGCCGGCGGACGCGGGCTTTGGCGGGCAGGCTCACGCGTATCAGAAGGCTGGCAACGCGT
The sequence above is a segment of the Verrucomicrobiota bacterium genome. Coding sequences within it:
- a CDS encoding sulfatase translates to MKPLATILCGLALLGTTAPAHAAADSPRLNILFVFADDWGRYASAYAKVDGRPTINDAIKTPNVDRVAREGVLFRSAFVNAPSCTPCRSSLLSGRYFFQTGRGAILQGAVWDEKIPTFPLMLRDAGYHIGKSFKVWSPGTPADAGFGGQAHAYQKAGNA